The following are encoded in a window of Roseimaritima ulvae genomic DNA:
- a CDS encoding DUF1571 domain-containing protein, with protein sequence MKFIDKRTDQPHCGRIRRALYAIFCGLSLAAVGGEHAVAVEPQQSAGAAVLPLDTDSPAPDNTADNKTADSKPTTTESDDQAATAEADDQADDQADDQADEGAAITRRKLAPFLAAAETALKRFDNEIAGYTCLLIKRERIDDDLSDHQFLWMKVRERRRDGEELTTPQSVYIRYLKPSYLAGREILYVENERNGRVLARKGGRRLPNLTMPIRPDSSLAMAQSRQPISKAGIRYLLEDLVQNMRDELVESDCVLHEYKAAKMDGRPCRHFEVRQQVRKPGLEYQVARVLLDEELRLPVYFASYAWADQPGGDPVLQEEYMFTRLKLNPQLTDKDFQRDNPEYKFSEEDDEQPQDDLKEQLEDPEASKDL encoded by the coding sequence ATGAAGTTCATCGATAAGCGGACCGACCAGCCCCATTGCGGGCGTATTCGACGGGCTCTGTACGCGATCTTCTGCGGGTTATCACTGGCTGCCGTCGGAGGGGAGCACGCGGTCGCGGTTGAGCCACAGCAATCCGCCGGCGCTGCGGTCCTGCCCCTCGATACGGATTCGCCTGCTCCCGACAACACCGCTGACAACAAAACCGCAGACAGCAAGCCCACCACAACCGAGTCGGACGATCAAGCAGCCACAGCTGAAGCAGACGATCAAGCAGACGATCAAGCCGACGATCAAGCAGACGAGGGAGCGGCGATCACGCGACGCAAGTTGGCGCCGTTCCTGGCGGCCGCCGAGACCGCGCTGAAGCGTTTTGATAATGAAATCGCCGGCTACACCTGCTTGCTGATTAAAAGGGAACGCATTGATGACGACTTGAGCGACCATCAATTCTTGTGGATGAAGGTCCGCGAGAGGCGGCGGGACGGTGAGGAGTTAACGACGCCGCAGAGCGTTTATATTCGCTATTTAAAACCGTCGTACCTGGCGGGCAGAGAAATTCTGTACGTCGAAAACGAACGCAACGGCCGCGTCTTGGCTCGCAAGGGCGGCCGCCGTTTGCCCAATTTGACCATGCCGATTCGTCCGGATAGCTCGTTGGCGATGGCCCAAAGTCGGCAGCCGATCTCCAAAGCGGGGATTCGCTATCTGTTGGAAGACCTGGTGCAAAACATGCGTGACGAGCTGGTCGAAAGCGATTGCGTCCTGCACGAATACAAAGCGGCCAAGATGGACGGTCGACCCTGCCGTCATTTTGAAGTCCGTCAGCAGGTTCGCAAGCCCGGCTTGGAGTACCAGGTCGCGCGGGTGTTGTTGGACGAAGAACTGCGGCTACCGGTGTACTTTGCTTCCTACGCCTGGGCTGATCAGCCCGGCGGAGATCCCGTACTGCAGGAAGAGTACATGTTCACGCGGTTGAAGTTAAATCCGCAGCTGACGGATAAGGATTTTCAGCGAGACAATCCCGAGTACAAATTCAGCGAAGAAGACGACGAACAACCGCAGGATGACCTGAAGGAGCAGTTGGAAGACCCCGAGGCTAGTAAAGACTTGTAG